In Haladaptatus cibarius D43, the sequence TCTTCCTCTCGGTGAACCTGCTCGTCGCCGTCTTCGGCCTCACCGCAATCGTGTTTTACAGCGTCGTCTACACGCTCCTCCTCAAACCGAACACGGTGCAGAACACGGTTATCGGCGGATTCGCGGGGTCGCTTCCGGCGCTCATCGGCTGGGCCGCGGTCGAAAACGGTGTCGGCCTTCCGGCGCTCGTCCTCGCAGGGGTCATCTTCCTCTGGACGCCAGCCCACTTCTACAACCTCGCGCTGGCGTACAAGGACGACTACGCGCGCGGCGGCTTCCCGATGATGCCCGTCGTCCGCGGGGAAGCCGAAACCCGAAAACACATCCTGCTGTGGTTGGGCGCGACCCTCCTCTCGGCGGGACTCCTCGCCACCGTGACGCCCCTTAGCTGGCTGTACGCAATCACGACGGTTGCGTTCGGTGCGGTGTTCCTACTGGCGGTCGTGCGACTTCACCACGAACGCGACGAGTCGGCGGCGTTCCGCGCATTCCACGCATCGAACGCCTATCTCGGGTCGCTCCTCGTTGCCATCGTCGTCGATTCCCTCGTCCTATGAGTACGATTAGCACTCGGTTTGCGCGATTCCGGCCGAGCGGTGAAACCCTGCTGTGGGGAGCCGTGGTGCTGAACGCCGAACTGTTCACCCTCATCTTCTACTTCGCCACGTCGAACCATTCGAGCGGCGAACTTCGATACCTGCTCTACCCGTTCATCTGGATAAACGTCGCGCTGTTCGCGGTGTGGAAGACGAATCCAATCGCGCGCAGTGACCGCGACAAAACCGTCGGCATTGCGGTTGCGGCAGTCTATTTCCTCGTCTTGGGCTACGCAGGCGGCCTGTTCGGCCCGAGTCCCTCGATGCCCGGGATGCCTGCGACAGGATTCCGAATCGCGTGGCTTCCGCCGGGGTGGGGGCCTGCTCTGCTCTATCACGGCGACCTGCTTCGGTTGTCGATTTTGCCGTTCAAACTGGTCGGCTATCTCGCCCTCGCCTACCTCGTTTACGCGACGGTGTTGGATGCCGCAGGCTCCGCGATTTCGGGCATCCTCGGCCTGTTTTCCTGCGTGAGTTGCACGTGGCCCGTCGTCGCCTCGTTTGTCACAGGCATCGCCGGGGCGGGGTCAGGATTCGCCGCGATGGCCACGTCGGGTTCCTACGACATTTCGACGGTCGTCTTCGTCGTCACCGTCGCCCTGCTGTACTGGCGGCCGACGATTCGGTGAGGAATCGACCGTCGATTTTCCCTTCCATTGCCGACCGAAGCAATCATTATTTTTGACTGATCCGGCCGGGAGTATTCGGCAGACCGCGGCGCGGTCGGAATAACGGGCGACCCGGCGAATTTGGCCAGCGCGCTTCGAACGCTGGACGAGGAAATCGCGGAGACACCGACCGAAGACCTTCGAGAACTCGACAGCACCGCGGCGCTGTCGATTGCTCCACTGTCGGTCGAGCTCGGACTGAGTGCGTTCCCGATGTCTCACCCACCGACGGAAAGGCGAGTCGAACGACTGTGGGCGATGATGTGACGTTCCGTGATATACTTCTTCGGTCGCTGAATCGAACTCCTTACCTGCGAACAAGCGCAACGTCCTCCCATGACCGACACACTCGTCGCCGAGAACCTCCACAAGCGATACGGCGACACCGTCGCACTTGACGGCGTCTCGCTCTCGGTCGGCGCGGGCGAAGTGTTCGCACTCATCGGGCCGAACGGCGCGGGGAAAACCACCCTCGTCCGGGCGCTGACGGGGACGACGATGCCCGACGAAGGGGGCGTCTCCGTCCTCGGCGGGCGACC encodes:
- a CDS encoding DUF7546 family protein, which gives rise to MSTISTRFARFRPSGETLLWGAVVLNAELFTLIFYFATSNHSSGELRYLLYPFIWINVALFAVWKTNPIARSDRDKTVGIAVAAVYFLVLGYAGGLFGPSPSMPGMPATGFRIAWLPPGWGPALLYHGDLLRLSILPFKLVGYLALAYLVYATVLDAAGSAISGILGLFSCVSCTWPVVASFVTGIAGAGSGFAAMATSGSYDISTVVFVVTVALLYWRPTIR